The following are encoded together in the Leuconostoc mesenteroides subsp. mesenteroides ATCC 8293 genome:
- the rpsA gene encoding 30S ribosomal protein S1 — MSETNNELLAALESADQIKVGDVVTGEVLAVDNDNQAVIGLHTGEEGVVPAREYSDDRNINLADELKVGDSVEAVVISNVTSDKEGVSYLLSKKRLEARKAWENLSFGEGDTVDAKVINAVRGGLVVDVNGVRGFVPASMVADRFVSDLNQFKNKDIKAQVIEIDAAKARLILSRKAVAAQERAAQLAEAFEKLSVGEVVEGKVARLTDFGAFVDLGGVDGLVHVSEISHDRVKNPADVLTKGETVNVKILALDAEKGRISLSIKATQPGPWDKVAEEAPAGTVLEGTVKRVKDFGAFVEIFPGIEGLVHVSQISHKRIENPSEVLKSGDKVQVQVLDVKPAEERISLSMKALEEKPEREDRGNSKDSSASRADIAAYKQQDDSAATLGDLFDGKF, encoded by the coding sequence ATGAGTGAAACAAACAACGAGCTTTTAGCAGCTCTCGAGAGTGCAGATCAAATTAAGGTAGGAGATGTCGTTACGGGCGAAGTACTAGCCGTTGATAACGATAACCAAGCAGTTATTGGTTTGCATACCGGTGAAGAAGGAGTTGTGCCAGCGCGTGAGTACTCAGACGATCGTAACATTAATCTGGCAGACGAATTGAAGGTTGGCGACAGTGTTGAAGCTGTTGTCATCTCTAATGTAACAAGCGACAAGGAAGGCGTATCTTACTTGTTGTCAAAGAAGCGCTTGGAAGCACGTAAGGCATGGGAAAACTTGTCATTTGGTGAAGGTGATACAGTTGATGCTAAAGTTATCAATGCTGTACGTGGTGGTTTAGTTGTCGATGTTAATGGTGTTCGTGGCTTTGTACCCGCATCAATGGTTGCTGATCGTTTCGTGTCAGATTTGAACCAGTTTAAGAATAAAGATATTAAAGCACAAGTTATTGAAATTGATGCTGCCAAGGCACGCTTAATCTTGTCACGTAAGGCAGTTGCAGCACAAGAACGTGCAGCACAATTAGCAGAAGCATTTGAAAAGCTATCAGTTGGTGAAGTTGTTGAAGGTAAAGTTGCTCGTTTGACTGACTTCGGAGCATTCGTTGACTTAGGTGGCGTTGATGGTTTGGTACACGTTTCAGAAATTTCTCATGATCGTGTTAAGAACCCTGCTGATGTTTTGACAAAGGGTGAAACAGTTAACGTTAAAATTTTAGCCTTAGATGCTGAAAAGGGACGTATCTCATTGTCAATCAAGGCTACACAACCTGGACCTTGGGATAAGGTTGCTGAAGAAGCTCCTGCCGGAACAGTTCTTGAAGGAACTGTTAAGCGTGTAAAAGACTTCGGAGCATTCGTTGAAATTTTCCCTGGTATCGAAGGATTAGTTCACGTATCACAAATTTCACACAAGCGTATCGAAAACCCTTCAGAAGTTTTGAAGTCAGGCGATAAAGTTCAAGTTCAAGTTTTGGATGTTAAGCCTGCCGAAGAACGTATTTCATTGTCAATGAAGGCATTGGAAGAAAAGCCAGAACGTGAAGATCGTGGAAATTCAAAGGATAGTTCAGCATCACGTGCAGATATTGCTGCTTATAAGCAACAAGATGATTCAGCTGCAACATTGGGCGACCTCTTTGATGGTAAGTTCTAA
- a CDS encoding ECF transporter S component, with translation MSIIPVTRVQRTTLIAILSAISFGLMLFPQVPIIPSADFLKLDFSIVPVVIGLYWLNYSASLWVILIRTLLKLILANEGVNTYLGLPVNLLVVLAFITVLKITMPNLEQYSNWQKKILPLISSTFVMTIVAIVINWFVAIPLYARFANFDIAKFIGLKNYFIGMVLPFNLIEGIIWFVVSMIILRAIQPLQRRFHS, from the coding sequence ATGTCAATTATTCCTGTAACGCGAGTGCAACGTACTACATTAATTGCAATACTAAGCGCTATTTCATTTGGTTTGATGCTGTTTCCCCAAGTGCCAATCATTCCTAGTGCCGATTTTTTGAAACTAGATTTTTCAATCGTACCAGTTGTCATTGGCTTATATTGGTTAAATTATTCTGCTTCACTGTGGGTCATTTTAATTCGTACCTTGCTAAAGTTAATTTTGGCAAATGAGGGGGTTAACACTTATTTAGGACTACCGGTTAATTTACTGGTTGTTTTGGCCTTTATCACAGTCTTAAAAATTACAATGCCCAACCTTGAGCAGTATAGTAATTGGCAAAAAAAAATCCTGCCGTTAATAAGCAGCACGTTTGTCATGACAATTGTTGCGATTGTCATCAATTGGTTTGTAGCTATACCTTTGTATGCGAGGTTTGCTAATTTCGACATTGCTAAATTCATTGGTTTAAAAAACTATTTTATCGGTATGGTATTACCGTTCAATCTTATCGAGGGTATTATATGGTTTGTCGTGAGTATGATCATATTAAGGGCAATACAGCCGCTCCAGAGAAGGTTTCATTCTTAA
- the scpB gene encoding SMC-Scp complex subunit ScpB, with product MNNLSQIEALLFVSGDEGISVKNMSIITGFDRSAIQGLLEELVLKYDTDLSSALQIRESDDVYRLVTKPELGGTVKQYFDSPVNATLSQAQLETLVIVAYKQPITRVEIDTIRGVQSSGTLQKLALRQLVHEVGRKDEPGRPIMFGTTDEFLDYFGLKSIEELPPLPDFNMLDLGDDIDGELFTSAFDVHQSESEKENV from the coding sequence ATGAATAATTTAAGTCAAATAGAAGCACTATTGTTCGTATCTGGCGATGAGGGCATTTCCGTGAAAAATATGAGCATTATCACTGGATTTGATCGTTCAGCAATACAAGGATTGCTTGAAGAACTTGTGTTAAAGTATGATACTGATTTAAGTAGTGCATTACAAATTCGTGAAAGTGACGATGTGTATCGCCTAGTGACTAAACCGGAACTTGGTGGCACAGTAAAACAGTATTTTGATTCACCTGTAAATGCAACATTATCGCAAGCACAACTCGAAACACTAGTTATTGTCGCTTATAAGCAACCAATTACACGTGTTGAAATTGATACAATTCGTGGTGTGCAATCCTCAGGAACTTTACAGAAGCTAGCATTACGGCAACTAGTCCACGAAGTTGGCAGAAAAGACGAACCAGGACGTCCCATCATGTTTGGTACCACCGATGAATTTTTGGATTATTTTGGTTTGAAAAGTATTGAAGAATTACCTCCGTTACCTGATTTTAATATGTTAGATTTAGGTGATGATATTGATGGCGAACTATTTACGAGTGCATTTGATGTACATCAATCAGAAAGTGAAAAAGAAAATGTCTGA
- the der gene encoding ribosome biogenesis GTPase Der → MSAPIVAIVGRPNVGKSTIFNRMAGERIAIVEDMPGVTRDRLYAPAEWLNYEFRMIDTGGIEIGDAPFLAEIRGQVELAINEADVIVMVVSGREGLTEADEVVARMLYKSDKPVVLAVNKVDNPEMRHDVYDFYALGLGDPFPVSGSHGLGLGDLLDEIVKHFPDEAAEQEDDAIRFSIIGRPNVGKSSIVNAMLGEKRVIVSDIEGTTRDAIDTRFVTEEGDEFVMVDTAGMRKRGKIYENTEKYSVMRAMKAIDDSNVILMVIDAEAGIREQDKHVAGFAHEAGRAMIIVVNKWDAIEKNDRTMSDFENLIREEFKFLDYAPIVFVSAKTGQRLDRLPQMVKDVDDNHRKRITSSTLNDVIMDAIAINPTPSDNGRRLRVYYATQVATQPPTFVIFVNDVELMHFSYERFLENKIRESFDFTGTPIKLIVRARK, encoded by the coding sequence ATGTCAGCACCAATAGTAGCAATTGTCGGTCGACCAAACGTTGGTAAATCAACTATTTTCAACCGTATGGCGGGAGAAAGAATTGCGATCGTTGAAGACATGCCCGGTGTCACGCGAGATCGCTTGTATGCACCAGCTGAATGGTTAAATTATGAATTTCGAATGATTGATACCGGTGGTATCGAAATCGGTGATGCACCGTTTTTAGCAGAAATACGTGGACAGGTAGAATTAGCAATTAATGAAGCTGATGTTATTGTGATGGTTGTTTCCGGCCGAGAAGGATTAACTGAGGCTGATGAAGTAGTTGCACGTATGCTATATAAATCTGATAAGCCTGTCGTTCTGGCTGTCAACAAAGTAGATAATCCTGAAATGCGCCATGATGTCTATGATTTTTATGCACTAGGTCTTGGGGATCCATTCCCAGTTTCAGGATCACACGGTTTGGGATTAGGTGATTTACTTGATGAAATTGTAAAACATTTTCCTGATGAAGCTGCCGAGCAAGAAGACGATGCGATTCGTTTTAGTATAATTGGCCGCCCAAATGTTGGTAAATCATCAATTGTCAACGCTATGCTTGGTGAAAAACGTGTGATCGTCTCTGATATTGAAGGGACTACTCGTGATGCTATTGATACACGATTTGTGACTGAAGAAGGTGACGAATTTGTGATGGTTGATACAGCCGGTATGCGTAAGCGCGGGAAAATCTATGAGAATACTGAAAAGTACTCCGTGATGCGTGCTATGAAAGCTATTGATGATAGCAACGTTATTTTGATGGTTATTGATGCGGAAGCAGGAATTAGAGAACAAGATAAACACGTGGCTGGGTTTGCTCATGAAGCTGGGCGAGCAATGATCATTGTTGTCAATAAATGGGATGCGATTGAAAAGAATGATCGGACGATGTCTGACTTTGAGAATTTAATTCGCGAAGAATTTAAATTCTTAGATTATGCACCAATTGTGTTTGTTTCTGCTAAGACAGGGCAACGTTTAGATAGATTGCCACAAATGGTTAAAGATGTTGACGATAATCATCGTAAGCGTATAACATCTTCAACATTAAACGATGTCATTATGGATGCTATTGCAATAAATCCAACACCTTCAGATAATGGTCGTCGTTTACGAGTATATTATGCGACACAAGTCGCAACGCAACCACCAACATTTGTCATATTTGTTAATGATGTTGAACTTATGCATTTTTCATATGAACGATTCTTAGAAAATAAAATTCGAGAATCATTTGACTTTACTGGTACGCCAATCAAACTCATTGTTCGCGCACGAAAGTAA
- a CDS encoding PLP-dependent cysteine synthase family protein, which yields MLIKNIHQLIGQTPLIELQIPVPNQSRIFAKLEMFNPGGSIKDRLGQFLISDAWQRNLINQNSTIIEPTAGNTGIGLALAAQQYKLPTILVVPEKFSAEKQQLMKALGATIINTPSNEGIKGAISKAKSIAAEIENSYLPMQFANPANPETYYKTLAPEIVTDLKNEKIDAFVAGAGSGGTFAGIAKYLSEYDATIKNIVVEPEGSILNGGPAHAHRTEGIGVEFVPPFFESIHIDKTLTISDDNAFQQVRYAAENLGLFIGSSSGAALAASLQMAETLPPQSNIVTIFPDSSERYMSTNIYGN from the coding sequence ATGCTAATCAAAAACATACATCAATTAATTGGCCAAACACCGTTAATTGAACTGCAAATACCTGTTCCAAACCAAAGTCGCATTTTTGCAAAACTGGAGATGTTCAATCCTGGTGGTAGCATTAAAGACCGTTTAGGACAATTCTTAATATCAGATGCTTGGCAGCGAAATCTAATTAATCAAAATTCAACGATTATTGAACCGACTGCCGGAAATACTGGTATTGGCTTGGCATTAGCTGCGCAACAATATAAATTACCAACCATTCTTGTTGTACCTGAGAAATTCAGCGCTGAAAAACAGCAACTCATGAAAGCATTGGGCGCAACAATCATCAACACACCTTCTAACGAAGGTATTAAAGGTGCCATTTCCAAAGCAAAATCGATAGCAGCGGAAATTGAAAACAGCTACTTGCCAATGCAATTTGCTAATCCTGCTAATCCTGAAACATATTACAAAACGCTAGCACCAGAAATCGTTACAGATTTGAAAAACGAAAAGATTGATGCTTTTGTTGCTGGTGCTGGTAGTGGTGGAACTTTTGCTGGAATTGCCAAATATCTGAGTGAATATGATGCAACTATAAAAAATATTGTTGTAGAACCCGAAGGATCTATTTTAAATGGTGGCCCAGCACATGCTCACCGTACAGAAGGTATTGGTGTTGAATTTGTACCACCATTCTTCGAATCAATTCACATTGACAAAACATTAACTATTAGCGATGACAATGCCTTTCAGCAAGTTCGATATGCTGCCGAGAACCTAGGACTTTTTATCGGTAGTTCAAGTGGCGCGGCCTTGGCTGCTAGCCTACAGATGGCAGAAACTTTGCCGCCACAAAGTAATATTGTCACGATATTCCCAGACAGCAGCGAACGTTACATGAGCACAAACATTTATGGAAACTGA
- a CDS encoding trans-sulfuration enzyme family protein, which yields MKFDTQLIHGGISVDQSTGAVSVPIHMASTFKQTKIGEAKYEYSRSGNPTREAVESLIADLENGTAGFAFASGSAAISTIFSLFSSGDHIIVGNDVYGGTFRLIDNVLKRTGQTFTIVDTRDLSAIQEAIQDNTVAIYLETPTNPLLRISDIKAISELAHRHNLLSIVDNTFASPYVQKPIDLGVDIVVHSASKYLGGHSDLIAGLVVTKGEKLSEKIKFLQNAIGAILAPQESWLLQRGMKTLGLRMRAHQSNAQTIFDYLKTQDKVGKIYFPGDPDNPDHALAKQQMNGFGAMISFELKAGLDPEQFISNLKIVTLAESLGALESLIEIPAKMTHGAIPRNIRLSHGIQDELIRLSVGVEDIEDLIEDLEQGFNQLK from the coding sequence ATGAAATTTGATACACAACTTATTCATGGTGGCATTAGTGTTGACCAATCAACTGGCGCCGTATCTGTCCCTATTCATATGGCTTCAACCTTTAAGCAAACTAAAATTGGCGAGGCAAAATATGAATATTCAAGATCTGGCAACCCAACCCGTGAAGCCGTAGAAAGCTTAATTGCAGACTTAGAAAATGGTACTGCTGGCTTTGCTTTTGCATCAGGATCTGCGGCGATAAGTACTATTTTTTCACTATTTTCATCTGGGGATCACATTATTGTTGGAAACGATGTTTATGGTGGTACATTTAGGCTAATTGACAATGTCCTAAAAAGAACAGGTCAGACATTTACAATTGTCGATACCCGTGATTTATCTGCTATTCAGGAAGCTATTCAAGATAATACTGTCGCCATTTACCTTGAAACACCAACTAATCCTCTATTACGCATTAGTGATATCAAGGCAATTTCCGAACTTGCTCATCGTCATAATTTATTAAGTATTGTTGACAACACATTTGCTTCTCCTTATGTACAAAAGCCAATTGACCTAGGTGTGGACATTGTTGTTCACAGCGCTTCAAAGTACTTAGGTGGTCATAGCGACCTCATTGCCGGCTTAGTTGTTACTAAAGGTGAGAAACTTAGTGAGAAAATTAAGTTCTTACAAAATGCGATTGGTGCAATCTTGGCCCCTCAGGAAAGTTGGCTCCTACAACGAGGTATGAAAACGCTTGGATTAAGAATGCGTGCTCACCAGTCAAATGCGCAAACAATATTTGATTACCTTAAAACACAAGATAAAGTTGGTAAAATATATTTCCCTGGTGATCCTGATAATCCTGACCATGCTTTAGCCAAGCAACAGATGAATGGTTTTGGTGCCATGATTTCATTTGAGCTAAAGGCTGGGCTGGATCCAGAACAATTCATTAGTAACTTAAAAATCGTTACCTTAGCAGAGAGTTTAGGTGCACTTGAAAGCCTAATTGAAATTCCAGCTAAAATGACTCACGGCGCCATTCCTCGTAATATCCGGCTATCTCATGGCATTCAAGACGAACTAATCCGTCTCTCTGTGGGTGTTGAAGATATTGAAGATTTAATTGAGGACCTAGAACAAGGTTTTAATCAATTGAAATAA
- a CDS encoding segregation and condensation protein A, translated as MEKSNIAKNGLTIKLSDFEGPIDLLLHLIKKSEMNIFDLKIADITSQYLDFIHAQQAMQLDVASEYLVMAATLVKIKSADLLPEEEPDDYAVDEEYADPREELMLQLLTYKQFQVASESLREREQLKQQSFPRTQMKAPDNLKHPITLAPGLSLGDLQTAFAQLLRRKKQEKPIRRHVTAETYSLEEAVNNINKHFLQHQTGDMIPFASFFDDIYEREHLVVTFLALLEMAKDKRLKLHQEHQQQEIYVEIEAFGEDE; from the coding sequence ATGGAGAAAAGCAACATCGCGAAAAACGGTCTAACAATTAAATTAAGTGATTTTGAAGGGCCAATCGATCTGTTATTACACTTAATTAAGAAATCCGAGATGAATATTTTTGATTTGAAAATTGCTGACATTACATCTCAGTATTTAGATTTTATTCATGCACAACAGGCTATGCAGCTTGATGTAGCAAGTGAATATTTAGTGATGGCTGCTACTTTAGTTAAGATAAAGTCCGCTGATTTGTTACCAGAAGAAGAGCCAGATGATTATGCCGTAGATGAAGAGTATGCGGATCCACGTGAAGAGCTGATGCTACAATTATTGACCTACAAACAATTTCAAGTGGCAAGCGAATCTTTGCGTGAACGTGAACAATTAAAACAACAATCCTTTCCACGTACTCAAATGAAGGCTCCTGATAATTTGAAACATCCCATAACTTTAGCTCCTGGTTTATCGTTAGGGGATTTACAAACAGCATTTGCTCAACTATTGCGGCGAAAAAAGCAGGAAAAGCCCATCAGAAGGCATGTTACTGCGGAAACATATTCTCTTGAGGAAGCTGTTAACAACATCAATAAACATTTCTTACAGCATCAAACGGGGGATATGATTCCATTTGCTTCTTTTTTTGATGATATTTACGAGCGGGAGCATTTGGTAGTCACCTTTTTGGCGTTATTAGAAATGGCCAAAGATAAAAGATTAAAATTACACCAAGAGCACCAACAACAAGAAATTTATGTAGAAATTGAGGCGTTTGGCGAAGATGAATAA
- the cmk gene encoding (d)CMP kinase, producing the protein MMTNFQVAIDGPASAGKSTIAKILATKLNYVYVDTGAMYRTITLAAKKNGIAYNDEEKIKNLLSQTEIRFEPSTPVQRVFLNDTDVTEEIRSAEVTNNVSVVASFADVRSNLVNRQREIANNNSVIMDGRDIGTTVLPEADVKIFLVASVDERAQRRYKENVAKGMTTDLETLKREIEARDYKDSHRQISPLTQAKDAILVDTTGQSIDDVVAKIANIIENNISF; encoded by the coding sequence ATTATGACGAATTTTCAAGTTGCCATTGATGGCCCAGCTTCTGCCGGTAAGTCTACTATTGCCAAAATTTTAGCAACAAAGCTAAATTATGTGTATGTTGACACAGGTGCAATGTACAGAACAATAACTTTAGCTGCAAAAAAGAACGGCATTGCTTATAATGATGAAGAAAAAATAAAAAACTTATTGTCACAAACGGAAATACGCTTTGAACCTAGTACACCAGTTCAACGTGTATTTTTGAATGATACCGATGTCACGGAGGAAATTCGTTCCGCTGAAGTGACAAACAATGTGTCTGTAGTGGCTTCCTTTGCGGATGTACGTTCTAATTTAGTCAATCGTCAACGTGAAATAGCTAATAACAACAGTGTGATTATGGACGGCCGCGATATCGGCACAACTGTGTTACCAGAAGCAGATGTCAAAATTTTTCTTGTAGCAAGTGTTGATGAACGTGCCCAACGACGTTATAAAGAAAATGTTGCTAAAGGGATGACTACTGATCTCGAAACATTGAAGCGCGAAATTGAAGCGCGAGATTACAAAGATTCTCATCGTCAAATTAGTCCATTAACACAAGCGAAGGACGCTATTTTAGTGGATACAACGGGACAAAGTATTGACGATGTTGTGGCTAAAATAGCCAACATTATCGAAAATAATATTAGTTTCTAA
- the epsC gene encoding serine O-acetyltransferase EpsC has product MFFTAKSILKRDPAAKSLMMVILTYPGLHALWFHRVAHWLHIHHRYLLAAIISRWSAKRTDIFIAPGAQIGRGVFIDHGVGVVIGETAIIDDGVTILHGVTLGARHAVTERRHPHIESYSFIGAHAQILGNITIGANSKVGANAVVLNDVPAYSTAVGNPARLV; this is encoded by the coding sequence ATGTTTTTTACTGCTAAATCAATTCTAAAGCGCGACCCAGCCGCAAAAAGCCTTATGATGGTGATTTTAACTTACCCTGGGTTACATGCACTGTGGTTTCATCGCGTTGCTCATTGGCTTCATATTCATCACCGTTATTTGCTCGCTGCCATCATTTCTCGTTGGTCAGCCAAACGAACTGATATATTTATTGCCCCCGGTGCACAAATTGGTCGTGGCGTATTTATTGATCACGGTGTAGGTGTTGTTATTGGTGAAACTGCAATTATTGACGATGGTGTAACCATATTACATGGTGTCACTCTGGGTGCTCGTCATGCGGTGACAGAACGTAGACACCCTCATATCGAGAGCTACAGCTTCATTGGTGCTCATGCGCAAATATTGGGCAATATTACTATTGGTGCAAATAGTAAAGTTGGTGCTAATGCTGTGGTTTTAAACGATGTTCCCGCCTATTCTACTGCTGTGGGTAATCCTGCACGCCTAGTCTAG
- a CDS encoding HU family DNA-binding protein, translating to MANKQELVDSVAKATGLTKKDATASVDAVFASIEEALKNGEKVQLIGFGNFEVRDRAARKGRNPQTGEEIQIAASKVPAFKPGKALKDAVK from the coding sequence ATGGCTAACAAGCAAGAATTAGTAGATTCAGTTGCTAAGGCAACAGGTTTGACAAAGAAGGATGCTACTGCATCAGTTGACGCAGTTTTTGCATCAATCGAAGAAGCATTGAAGAACGGTGAAAAGGTTCAATTGATCGGCTTTGGTAACTTTGAAGTTCGTGATCGTGCTGCTCGTAAGGGCCGTAACCCACAAACTGGTGAAGAAATTCAAATTGCTGCCTCAAAGGTACCTGCATTTAAGCCAGGTAAAGCTTTGAAGGATGCCGTTAAGTAA
- a CDS encoding CvfB family protein: MNPKVGTIIKANVTDENEKYFFAQVDGFTYEIDKSELEKPLKIGGFVTGFAYENEGHKLQITKKTPAVQKSVYGWGTVVANRHDLGVFVSIGLPNKDIVVSLDDLPTISTLWPQKGDKLMIAIKEDHKGRLWGEIAQQHIINAVSRRAPESMKSTTVKATVYRNKMAGTLVITDEYYLGFIHPSQRDDEPRLGQVVDARVIGVRDDGTLNLSLKPLAYKTMDEDAQFLLLQLQRRADHFLPFNDKSNPEAIKRQFGFSKSQFKRALGHLYKDRLIEQIDDGIKLVEK, from the coding sequence ATGAATCCAAAAGTTGGAACAATAATTAAAGCAAACGTTACTGATGAAAATGAAAAATATTTCTTTGCACAAGTCGACGGCTTTACATATGAAATTGATAAGTCAGAACTTGAGAAGCCTCTCAAAATCGGTGGATTTGTGACTGGCTTTGCATATGAAAATGAAGGACACAAATTACAAATTACCAAGAAAACGCCTGCTGTACAGAAATCAGTATACGGTTGGGGAACAGTCGTAGCGAATCGACATGATTTGGGCGTCTTTGTTTCAATCGGTTTGCCGAATAAGGATATCGTTGTTTCTCTTGATGATCTACCAACGATTTCAACACTTTGGCCACAAAAAGGCGACAAATTGATGATTGCCATTAAAGAAGATCATAAAGGCCGTTTGTGGGGTGAAATAGCACAACAGCATATTATTAATGCTGTATCGCGTCGCGCACCGGAAAGTATGAAGTCGACCACAGTTAAAGCCACAGTTTATCGTAACAAAATGGCAGGTACTTTGGTTATTACTGATGAATATTATCTTGGTTTTATTCATCCTTCGCAACGTGACGATGAGCCACGTTTAGGACAAGTTGTAGATGCACGTGTTATCGGCGTCCGTGATGATGGCACATTAAATCTATCACTGAAACCTTTGGCCTATAAGACCATGGATGAGGATGCACAATTCTTATTGTTGCAATTGCAACGACGGGCGGATCATTTCTTACCATTCAATGATAAAAGTAACCCAGAGGCAATCAAGCGTCAATTTGGATTTAGTAAGAGTCAGTTCAAACGAGCCTTGGGTCATTTATACAAGGATAGACTAATTGAACAAATTGACGATGGTATAAAATTAGTTGAGAAATGA
- the xerD gene encoding site-specific tyrosine recombinase XerD translates to MMQEIDNAIVDYLHYIRIERGLSENTIKSYHQDLVQFGEYLNGEKLVLDQVDHIVILSWLNKLRDLGKSNSSVIRMVTTLRNFFGYLVREKVVAHNPMNDVRPPKKAEHLPAVLSIEEIDRLLQAPIEDTPLGLRNRTLLEVMYATGLRVSELVNLKMSDLHLQLGLIQTLGKGDKERIIPIGEIAIDWLTRYFNESRIVLLKDKESPYVFLNDRGNQISRQGIWKIIKKLVTTAGITKDVSPHTLRHSFATHILENGADLRIVQELLGHADISTTQIYTHISKKRLSEVYDEYHPRA, encoded by the coding sequence ATGATGCAAGAAATTGACAATGCGATAGTGGATTATCTACACTATATTCGAATTGAACGTGGCTTATCTGAAAATACAATTAAGAGTTACCACCAAGATTTGGTACAATTTGGTGAGTATCTAAATGGTGAGAAACTGGTGCTTGATCAAGTTGATCATATTGTTATCTTGTCGTGGTTGAATAAACTCAGAGATCTAGGAAAATCCAATAGTTCAGTGATTAGAATGGTTACGACATTGCGTAACTTTTTTGGCTATTTAGTGCGAGAAAAAGTCGTCGCTCATAATCCAATGAATGATGTTCGCCCACCCAAAAAAGCAGAGCACCTACCAGCAGTTTTGAGCATAGAGGAAATTGACCGTTTATTACAAGCACCGATAGAAGATACACCACTTGGTCTTCGAAATAGAACATTGCTAGAAGTGATGTACGCAACTGGTTTGCGTGTCAGTGAATTGGTTAATTTAAAAATGAGTGACCTTCATTTGCAATTGGGACTGATTCAAACACTCGGAAAAGGTGACAAAGAACGTATTATTCCAATTGGTGAAATTGCGATTGATTGGCTGACTCGATATTTTAATGAAAGCCGTATCGTTTTACTTAAAGACAAAGAGTCTCCTTATGTTTTCTTAAACGATCGTGGAAATCAAATTTCACGACAGGGAATATGGAAGATTATAAAAAAGTTGGTAACAACTGCTGGAATAACTAAAGATGTTTCTCCCCATACACTTCGTCATTCTTTTGCTACCCATATTTTAGAGAACGGTGCTGATTTGCGTATAGTTCAAGAATTATTGGGGCATGCGGACATTTCGACAACACAAATTTATACCCATATTTCGAAAAAAAGACTTAGTGAAGTGTATGATGAATACCACCCCAGAGCGTAA
- a CDS encoding pseudouridine synthase — MSEEAQRLQKIIAQAGLASRRGAEELIINGRVQVNGQTVTELGTKVTANDKVQVDGAPIEGREKLVYYLLNKPRGVVTTNDDEKGRRTVLDILEDVDQRVYPVGRLDYDTTGVLLLTNDGVVANQLMHPKTKVDKTYVAKVEGIATEEKLAPLKRGVVLKGRKTAPARVSIERIEPTKRTSMVRLTIHEGRNHQVKNMLAKVGLPVQKLKREQYAFFDVTGLQPGEYRKLTSVEIKRLKAQDYKLLRRK, encoded by the coding sequence ATGTCTGAAGAAGCACAGAGACTGCAAAAAATTATTGCCCAAGCGGGTCTAGCGTCCCGACGGGGCGCAGAAGAATTGATCATCAATGGGCGTGTCCAAGTTAATGGGCAAACTGTTACCGAATTAGGTACGAAAGTTACTGCAAATGATAAAGTACAGGTCGACGGTGCGCCAATTGAAGGGCGTGAGAAGTTAGTTTATTACCTGTTAAATAAGCCTCGTGGGGTTGTGACAACCAATGATGATGAAAAAGGTCGTCGTACGGTATTGGATATTTTAGAGGATGTGGATCAACGTGTTTATCCAGTTGGCCGTCTAGATTATGATACAACTGGTGTTTTGTTATTAACAAATGATGGTGTAGTGGCTAATCAATTAATGCATCCTAAAACTAAAGTCGATAAGACTTATGTTGCAAAGGTTGAAGGCATTGCAACCGAAGAAAAGCTAGCTCCTTTGAAACGTGGAGTGGTCCTAAAAGGACGTAAAACTGCGCCAGCTCGTGTTTCCATTGAAAGAATTGAGCCGACAAAAAGAACAAGTATGGTCCGTCTAACTATTCATGAAGGCCGTAATCATCAGGTCAAAAACATGCTCGCAAAGGTTGGCCTACCAGTGCAAAAGCTTAAGCGTGAGCAGTATGCCTTTTTTGATGTCACTGGTCTACAGCCGGGCGAGTATCGTAAATTAACAAGCGTAGAGATCAAACGCTTAAAGGCACAAGATTACAAATTGTTGCGTCGTAAGTAA